The following proteins are co-located in the Vigna angularis cultivar LongXiaoDou No.4 chromosome 2, ASM1680809v1, whole genome shotgun sequence genome:
- the LOC108329440 gene encoding LOW QUALITY PROTEIN: uncharacterized protein LOC108329440 (The sequence of the model RefSeq protein was modified relative to this genomic sequence to represent the inferred CDS: deleted 2 bases in 1 codon), translated as MGSRMGRRVVQLANLPIKLLMPNSFTNIREIAIKTIPSASKIEIKRVLESLYGFQIEKVQTLNMEGKKKKRGGLFIAKPDYKKAYVTLQNPLSISRDLYPKTIIVEGKKRVHKQTKSSVVQEEARSHWFDDEGERASSCTPPLSLYTSTFCKYLY; from the exons ATGGGAAGTAGAATGGGAAGAAGGGTGGTGCAGTTGGCAAACCTACCGATAAAGCTTTTGATGCCGAACAGCTTCACCAACATTCGGGAAATCGCGATCAAGACTATTCCTTCGGCCTCCAAGATCGAGATCAAGCGCGTTCTTGAATCCCTCTACGGCTTCCAGATCGAGAAGGTTCAGACGCTGAACATGGAGGGCAAGAAGAAGAAACGGGGCGGGTTGTTCATCGCCAAACCCGATTACAAAAAGGCCTACGTCACCCTCCAGAACCCGCTCTCCATTTCGCGGGATCTCTACCCGAAAACC ATCATCGTGGAGGGTAAAAAGAGGGTCCACAAGCAAACTAAGTCCAGCGTCGTCCAGGAAGAGGCTAGAAGTCACTGGTTCGATGACGAGGGAGAGAGGGCTTCTTCCTGCACTCCACCACTTTCTCTCTACACCTCCACATTCTGTAAATATCTCTATTAA
- the LOC108329422 gene encoding asparagine synthetase [glutamine-hydrolyzing] 3, which translates to MCGILAVLGCVDNSQAKRARIIELSRRLRHRGPDWSGIHCHDDCYLAHQRLAIVDPTSGDQPLYNEDKTVIVTVNGEIYNHKQLRQKLSSHKFRTGSDCEVIAHLYEEYGEEFVNMLDGMFAFILLDTRDKSFIAARDAIGITPLYLGWGLDGSTWFASEMKALSDDCERFMSFPPGHIYSSKQGGLRRWYNPPWFSEIVPSTPYDPILLRETFERAVVKRMMTDVPFGVLLSGGLDSSLVASVVNRYLAESEAARQWGSQLHTFCIGLKGSPDLKAAKEVADYLGTRHHELYFTVQEGIDALEEVIYHIETYDVTTIRASTPMFLMSRKIKALGVKMVLSGEGSDEIFGGYLYFHKAPNKKELHEETCRKIKALHLYDCLRANKSTAAWGVEARVPFLDKEFIEVAMSMDPEWKMIRRDLGRIEKWVLRNAFDDEENPYLPKHILYRQKEQFSDGVGYSWIDALKDHADKQVPDATMLAASFIYPENTPTTKEGYLYRTIFEKFFPKNAARATVPGGPSVACSTAKAVEWDAAWSKNLDPSGRAALGVHEASYDAVDTKVHKPKNGPL; encoded by the exons ATGTGCGGAATCCTTGCAGTGTTGGGTTGCGTCGACAACTCTCAGGCCAAGCGCGCTCGCATCATCGAATTGTCTCGCAG GTTGCGGCATAGAGGTCCTGATTGGAGTGGCATACATTGCCATGATGATTGTTACCTTGCTCATCAAAGGCTTGCTATTGTTGACCCTACTTCAGGGGATCAACCTTTGTACAACGAAGACAAGACTGTTATTGTCACC GTAAATGGGGAGATATACAACCACAAACAATTGAGACAGAAACTGAGTTCTCATAAATTTCGAACTGGTAGTGATTGTGAAGTGATTGCCCATCTT TATGAAGAGTATGGGGAGGAATTTGTTAACATGCTGGATGGGATGTTCGCCTTTATTCTTCTTGATACTCGAGATAAAAGTTTTATTGCTGCTCGTGATGCTATTGGCATTACCCCTCTTTATTTGGGCTGGGGTCTTGATG GATCAACATGGTTTGCATCTGAAATGAAAGCTCTGAGTGATGATTGTGAGAGATTCATGTCATTTCCTCCAGGGCATATATATTCCAGCAAACAAG GAGGATTAAGAAGGTGGTACAATCCACCATGGTTTTCGGAGATTGTTCCATCAACTCCCTATGATCCAATACTTTTGCGTGAGACCTTCGAGAGG GCTGTGGTTAAGAGAATGATGACTGATGTACCCTTTGGAGTTCTTTTGTCCGGAGGATTGGATTCATCACTTGTTGCCTCTGTGGTCAATCGATATTTAGCGGAATCTGAGGCGGCTCGTCAATGGGGATCACAGTTGCATACTTTCTGCATTGGTTTAAAG GGCTCTCCGGACTTGAAAGCTGCAAAAGAGGTAGCAGATTATCTTGGTACTCGTCACCACGAACTTTATTTCACGGTTCAG GAAGGTATAGATGCACTTGAAGAAGTCATTTACCATATTGAAACATATGACGTAACGACTATCAGAGCAAGTACTCCAATGTTTCTTATGTCCAGGAAAATTAAAGCCTTGGGAGTGAAAATGGTTCTTTCTGGAGAAGGTTCAGATGAAATATTTGGAGGTTACCTGTATTTTCATAAGGCACCTAACAAGAAAGAGCTTCACGAAGAAACTTGTCGAAAA ATTAAAGCTCTTCATCTTTATGACTGCCTGAGAGCCAATAAGTCAACTGCAGCATGGGGAGTAGAGGCCCGTGTACCATTCTTGGATAAAGAATTTATCGAAGTAGCAATGAGTATGGATCCGGAGTGGAAAATG ATAAGGCGTGATCTTGGAAGGATAGAGAAGTGGGTATTACGcaatgcatttgatgatgaagAGAATCCATATTTACCAAAG caCATATTGTACAGGCAGAAGGAACAGTTCAGTGACGGGGTTGGTTACAGTTGGATTGATGCCTTGAAGGATCACGCTGATAAACAA GTCCCAGATGCAACAATGCTTGCTGCCAGTTTTATTTACCCAGAAAACACTCCTACCACCAAAGAAGGATACCTCTACAGGACAATTTTTGAGAAGTTCTTTCCGAAG AATGCAGCAAGGGCAACAGTTCCAGGGGGTCCTAGTGTGGCATGCAGTACTGCAAAAGCTGTGGAATGGGATGCGGCATGGTCTAAAAATCTTGACCCTTCTGGTCGTGCCGCGCTTGGTGTTCATGAAGCTTCATATGATGCAGTGGATACCAAAGTTCACAAACCCAAAAATGGACCACTTTAG